In the genome of Paramormyrops kingsleyae isolate MSU_618 chromosome 5, PKINGS_0.4, whole genome shotgun sequence, the window ATAAACAAACTGGTCATATTTTGTATAGACTAATTTAGTAACACAATAAAGGAATTAAATGGTTTACATAGTACCGATGAGAGACAAATCAGCTCTCTAACCGACTCGATAACTAGCTACAATAGTATAAGTACTGCAACAAATGTTAAAATAGCAGACCTCAAAACCTCCACAGACAGACGATTTGTATTTGTAAGTCATTTAACCTAAAAGAAGGTTTCAGCGACGCCGTAACTGTGTTAGCCTCGTATCGTGCACGCACTCAAACACgaggaacatgaaaataaatataaaaatcaaaGAATAAGGAAGGAACGAATgaaacaaaacgaaaaaaaatTGAGTTGGCAACGCGGGAGTGAAACATCCTGCTTCGGCTAAAAAGCGACAAAATAATTCACATCAAGGACACCACGGCGTATTAGGGCCtcttaaagattttttttttaagtggccCTAATACGCTTCCGTGGACATACAGACAGTAAGAGCgcatctgaaaacaagacaagTTTCGGTTGTGAAGGACGCCAGCGCGCGTGTCTCGGCGTCGTCAAGGAAATAGCTGAGTTAGCGCTTCCGGGTTGTAGGGAACCTCCCGGGTCTGTCTCCACGTGAATCTGAAGGTAAGTTTAGTAGGATTTAAACAGAATTTGCCTTCATGTTTTCTGTATATCCGAAGTATGTGTCTTTAAGTTCAGATTTTAATGGGCTATAGATGCCCAAATTCAAGGATTGCACCGTGTAAAAACAGTGAACTGTTTAATTAAGATATTAACTCCGTTACAATTATGATAAAATGTTGGAAATCACTCTGCAAGTTCGAAGGGATAAGAATATTTATCATTGCGATGAAGCACACAACTGCATAATGTTTTATACGGATAACCACATATAGATAATTATATTTACAAACTGACACTATATGACAGCAGTATTTGATTGTGTTGTTATTAAATTGTGTGTATTGTTATTTACATTTGTTAACGTAGAATATGAAGTTATTTCAGTACACAAAACGCTgtcatgatttttaaaaatggactCAGATGAATGTTTTTGAAGAAGCCCAGCAATATTATCAGTTTCACACCAtctttacattatatatatttataaaatattttttaaagatattCATTGTTATAATGAAActtgaaatccatccatccaccacaAGAAATGGCATAATATTGCATTAATGTGGACTTCTCATTTCCTAGATGGCTCGAGGAGATGCTGAAGACATGGTAGAGGAGAAAGTGGAAAaactgaagaagaagaaaaagaaggagagggaggaggagagagagaaggacctTAAAGGCGGACAACAGGTTAAaatgagaaacagcagcaaaaaggaaGGGATAGAGAGAATGTTGAAGTGTGCCTCTCGTGATGCAGAGGAGGCCGCTACAGGAAACGACCTCATTGGCAAAGTAAGAGGAGATAAGGAGAGAAGGAAAGAGGCAGCCGTGTCTTTGCAGGAGGAAGAGTgtgagggaggaggaggaggggtgAAGATGAGGGCTGGTGTGCCGGGTGATGGGGGTTCAGAGTCCAAGACTGCAGAAGAGGCAAAAGCAGAGAAACAGAAGAAGGTAAAGAAGGCAAAAACAGCAGGGGAGGGCCTCCCCCCCAGCACTGAGCATGGCCGGGGGGCAGGAGTGCAGGTCACCAAGAAGAGGAGTAAGAAAGTCAGAGCTGAGGCCAGTAATGAGGaggagaaaatggatgaaatAAGCAATGGAGGCGCAGGGAGCCCTGAGGATAaggagggagcagatgggagtGGAGTACTAATATCTGAGAAGATGAGGAAgaacaaaaaaaccaagaagGTGAAGGCTATGGGGGCTGCAGCAGATCTGGGCAATGGCCACATGGACACCGCTGAGGGAGAAGAGGAAAAGAGTGCAGAGAAAGCTCTGAAAAAGGAGAGGAAGAAGAAAAAGGTTCCTGTCCAGGAGAGCAGAACCGGCatgggagctggaggagaaggtgAGGATGGGAATAAAGGCATCACTGGGGTGGAGGAGGCACAGGAGGGTCATGGAGAGAAGAAgcaactgaaaaagaaaaacgcAGGAGTCACTAGGCCGAGGGGAGGGGAGAAGGAGAAGATGGGCAAAAGGGAAGTGATGAAGGGGGAGAAgaagagagagaaggggaaagCACAGCCTGGAGAGGAGGATGTGGCCGGAAGTGTGCAGGAGGAAGAGAGGATGAAGAAGAATAAAAAGGAAAGGAAAGCACAGCCTGGAGAGGAGGATGTGGCCGGAAGTGTACAGGAGGAAGAGAGGATGAAgaagaataaaaagaaaaggaaagcaCAGCCTGGAGAGGAGGATGTGGCTGTCAGTATgttggaggaagaggagaagaggaTGAAGAATAAGAAGAAAAGGAAAGCACAGGCTGGAGAGGAGGATGTGGCTGTCAGTGTTCAGGAGGAAGAGAGGATGAAGAAGAAAAGGAAAGCACAGGCTGGAGAGGAGGATGTTGCTGTCAGTGTTCAGGAGGAAGAGAGGATGAAgaagaataaaaagaaaaggaaagcaCAGGCTGGAGAGGAGGATGTGGCTGTCATTGTTCAGGAGGAAGAGAGGATGAAGAAGAAAAGGAAAGCACAGACTGGAGAGGAGGATGTGGCTGTCAGTGTTCAGGAGGAAGAGAGGATGAAGAAGAAAAGGAAAGCACAAGCTAAAGGAGGTGACACAGCTGTGGTCATAGAAGAGACAATGAAGGAACCAAATGAGAAGGAGAGAGTTCATTCTGGCAGTGGCAAGGGACAGTCTGGCAGCCAAGAAATAGCGCCATCCAAAGGAAGGAGGAAGAAGAGTGAAGGAGGACAAGAAGCGAAGATAAGTAGCGAGGCGAGTGCTGTGATGGAGGACCAGGAGGGAGGCGActtaaacagaaaacaaaagaaaaagaggAGAAAGTCAGATGGGGACAAGGTGGAGTGTGAGGACAGCATGCGGCCAGAACAGGGGGAGGTGACCTTAACGTCGCAGAGCAGAAAAAAGCAGAGGGAAGGAGCTCCAGCAGAAGAGGTATTTTCTGTGTAGTTTTTAGTCTAATGCTGTGATAGTGTTGTGTTAGTCTGGCAGCAGTATGTGTGTTGATGAAATACAAAAGTAGGTCCTTCCTTGAAATGTGAACCTGCAGCCGTTTGGTCAAACGTCCGATTGTTTTAACTGCTACAGCAGACCTCGTCTGGTGTGGTTACCTTCTGGGATGTTCTCTTCAGTAACAAGGATTAATCTTTCACAGATGGATGTGGTATTTCTATCAGAAAAGATGGGCAATAAAGATGAAGTCACCATTGACCAGGTACTGAACTGCCATTGGTAGCAAAACTGGCTTTTGATTTGGGTtcttttaaatgtgtatttagTTACATACAAACATCATAAACGAATACCCTGTTCCTCAGGAACGACGACAAGCCTTGCAGAATGAAATTGATAAGGTATCCTGTCCCAGGGGCACACAGGTCCGTATCAGCTGGCTTCCATAAATACTGCCGTGTGTTTTCCAGAGTATGTTCTGATTGTCATCGcctgattttgtttttctgtgtgctTATTAGATGCTTGGGCAGTGGGGTACCGCCCACTTTGAGAATGCCAGCCAGCAGCAGAAGTTCCTGAGACTCATGGGTGGGTTCAAGAAAGGCAATAAGCCAATAGGGTCTGAGGAGGGGCGGGCCAACATGGCGCTGGGGAAGCAAGGACAGCAGCGCATGCAGCAGGACCTCCTGGTGGAATTTGAGCGAGCCCAGAGCCGCCGGATGGACTTCCAGAACAAGGGGGCGGGCCTTGGCTTCTCCCCTCAGTCTGATAAAAAGTTCTTCATTGATGTCAATGCTAGTCGGTCTGTACGGTTTGATGACTGAACCCAGGACCAGACAGGACAAATGGACAGGTCTCTGTGTGACAGCGTGCTTCCTATTCCGGACCACGGGCTGGAGACGTCAGCCTTGTACTGGATACCAGAGGAAGACGCCTCAAGGCACATTTCTGTATTGTTTTCTTCTAtaaagtgttttaaaataaatgtatcatgAACTATGAGTGCATGTATTTTCTTCCCTTGTTCTGTATGTATACATGCTGAAGGAATGTGTTGAAACACTCCCTTCACAGAGTGAAATCAGTGATGACTGACACACCAGCTCCGATAGATACAACACAGCTCAGGTTAACGATGGGGGTGATCAAAGTAAGAGCCAGAACATCACCGAACCAACGGGAAGGCCTGTGAAACTCTAAGAGATACATGTTTGGCTTTCTTTGTCatgacagaaaatatttattgatGGATTTCGGAATTGTATCCATAACAAAAAGTCCAAAAGCGATTTAGAAGCATTGTTCATATCTGGCGAGAACTAATTTCTTGAGGTGTATTTCTTATGCACTCGTCGCCAGTTAGGCTGATTAAAAGGCGCTTTGCCAGGAGCGAATGAGCAGAGGATTGGCGGCTTTGATTATGACTCGGCTTCCCATGAGCGGTGAGGCTGCGGCCGGAAATGGAGGCGTTACCCGCGGGGAGCGGCGGTCATATGACGGGAGAAGATGGCTGCTGTTCACTGGTGAGTGTCTTTAACTTCCATCCCTACCTGGTTTAGCCGCCGTGGGATTTTCGGTGTCAGTATGTGTCCGGGGTGCCcggtggtggtggaggggggccGTGACACGGAGTGTGTCGCCGGGGTGGCGAATGCGCTTCTGCCGGCCGCGTCGCTCCGCAGCACCTGACGTTCTGTTATTAATCCGCATCAGCTGCTCTTACTGCGCTCCCGAATGCATTTCTCGGTGCATCAGTGTAAGTGAATGCAGGTTCATGTTGTAAGGCGCTGCTCGCCTTCCCTGTCCGCCGCAGGCACAGCCGCGTCCGGCGGTACGAAGCCGAGCTGCAGGGCTGCCGACTGGAGGCCGTGGAGGCCGGGGACTGCCACCCCTTCAAGCCCATCACGGTGAGTCGGAGCCCGGTTCCTCCCCGCGTCGCTCCGCGGGCTCAGCAGTGCGCTGGTTTCGTCAAAATGTAGCAGAAAACTGTAAGAGAAATAGGACACCTGTAGATAGTATGAATTCTATAAATAACAGGTGGAAGTAAGTTAGTAACAGTCTTAATCGTATATAAGGGTCGTGGAAGTAAAGGGGGTGTGAACGAGTGTAAGgttgtttgttaatatttactTCATTGTACGGAATATACCCTTATACACGGTGTGAGCCACGTTTATAAAGTACACGGTGTGAGGGCACGTTTATAAAGTACACGGTGTGAGCCGTAAGGGCACGTTTATGAATTTTAAAGTACACTTTGCCCCAACTCCGATATGGATCACAGCTGATACGGACTGGGCTGCGAACCCCTCACTGAGCCACCTGCAGGAGAGTGCGATCTCCCATCCAGACCGTCCTGAGTAGAAGCGCGACAGTCTTATGAGGGATCTGGGCTTTTAGAGGCTGTGACTCGGTATCGCGGCGAGCTATCAATTGAATCTACAAGTCAATTGAAAGGGCTTTTTGAACATAttaagttaaataaaataacattgtgAAGTCATACTGCCACGTGTCACCCAGTGTTCGCGTTTGCGACCTGGACAACAGGTCACAAGTCAGTTTGGGCATAATTTGATATTGATGCTGTCCGTCAGGTATGCATTACTGTATGCATGCTGTATTACACGTTGGATTTGGACTGCGTCATTATACAGCTGTCAGGGTTGCCCGTTCTTCTGGACCCACTATGTCAGCCTTCAGGCTACTGCAGCTCTTGACCAGTATATTTTATTTACCATGGACCTCGAATGGGTCTCATCAGCCGTAATTCCATGTAAGACCGTATTTGACATTGTGTTAGTCATATCGGTGCATAATAATAACtaattgtaaatgtatttaccATTTTTTCTTTACAAACGTATTTATTTGGATGAGTGATGGTTGGGTTCTCCGCTCGCTGCCGGCCGTCGCGTCTCCGCTCGCTGCCGGCCGTCGCGTCTCTCCTTAAATGGACGTCGCTCGTGGTCACGCTTTACTTTTTGTGTTACTGATGGTCTGTCGTCTCTCCTTTATGTGCCTGTGTACGGAGACCCTGGAGGTGCCGTCACATCTCCTTCGCTCCTTACTCTGCGCCCTCTCCCCCCGGCAGGTGACCGACTCAAAGACACGGAAGGGGGGCCGCAAAGGAAGCACCTCCTCGTCCTCGTCGTCCTCCAGCTCGACAGCTGCCGACCCCCTCAGCTCCATGCTGGACGGCACCGATCCCCTGTCCATGTTTGCGGCCGCTTCTGCGAGTGAGACACCGGCGCTCTCACACAGCACCTCGGCCGGGGTGAGGCGGTAACCGTGGTGACAGCCTGGGGGGGGCAAACACTGTTATTGAAAGGGGCTCTGGTGGTCAAGGTTGGTATGGCAACCATAATTGTTGTGAATTTTGGGGGGGGTTTGTTTTATTCAGGAATTGGGGCGACGGCGGAGAgaaaaggaggaggaggtggggccGGATTTCGAGCCTTGGTCGGCCAAGCGTGGGGAGATCCTGGGCAGGTTCACCACCACGGAGAAGCTATCAATCGTGAGTCTGCCAGAGAGGCTGAGCAGttctggggggaggaggggggggggctctgctggGGGAACCTGAGGTGCGTGTCAGAGGGGGGGTTTGGCGGCTGTGGGGTGACCAGGACCAGAGCTGGTGACCTGTAATGGCTGTTCGTCTTTTTCACAGAACCTCTTCATGGGCTCAGACAAAGGTAAGAACTGAGGGCCCATGATCTCGTCTTTGTCACCATGATTGTTGAGCATTAAGTCACACACACCCAGAGCTACTGTGAAATTCATCTTAAATCCAGATGCTTAAATCACATCAAAACTGTTGAAACACAAGTTTCAGAAAGGGAGGTTTCTGTTGAGGTCAGAGCCATCATCGCAGATGGCCTCATGCCTCTCTGGGTGCTTCCAGGCAAGGCTTCCAGCCCTGGGTCCACGGTGTCGGAGAAGGTGCGCAACCggctggaggagctggacgacatggaggaggtgtgtgtgcgtctgcgtGCCTCTGTCCGTGTGTCTGTCCGCGTGCGTCTCTGGAGACCTCCGGACCATCACCCCACCTGTGCCGCACCAGGGCTCCCAGCGCGAGATGCTGAACCTGTCCCAGCAGGACTACGTGAACCGCATCGAGGAGCTGAACCAGTCCTTGAAGGAAGCATGGTCCTC includes:
- the LOC111837641 gene encoding uncharacterized protein isoform X2; the protein is MARGDAEDMVEEKVEKLKKKKKKEREEEREKDLKGGQQVKMRNSSKKEGIERMLKCASRDAEEAATGNDLIGKVRGDKERRKEAAVSLQEEECEGGGGGVKMRAGVPGDGGSESKTAEEAKAEKQKKVKKAKTAGEGLPPSTEHGRGAGVQVTKKRSKKVRAEASNEEEKMDEISNGGAGSPEDKEGADGSGVLISEKMRKNKKTKKVKAMGAAADLGNGHMDTAEGEEEKSAEKALKKERKKKKVPVQESRTGMGAGGEGEDGNKGITGVEEAQEGHGEKKQLKKKNAGVTRPRGGEKEKMGKREVMKGEKKREKGKAQPGEEDVAGSVQEEERMKKNKKERKAQPGEEDVAGSVQEEERMKKNKKKRKAQPGEEDVAVSMLEEEEKRMKNKKKRKAQAGEEDVAVSVQEEERMKKNKKKRKAQAGEEDVAVIVQEEERMKKKRKAQTGEEDVAVSVQEEERMKKKRKAQAKGGDTAVVIEETMKEPNEKERVHSGSGKGQSGSQEIAPSKGRRKKSEGGQEAKISSEASAVMEDQEGGDLNRKQKKKRRKSDGDKVECEDSMRPEQGEVTLTSQSRKKQREGAPAEEMDVVFLSEKMGNKDEVTIDQERRQALQNEIDKVSCPRGTQMLGQWGTAHFENASQQQKFLRLMGGFKKGNKPIGSEEGRANMALGKQGQQRMQQDLLVEFERAQSRRMDFQNKGAGLGFSPQSDKKFFIDVNASRSVRFDD
- the LOC111837641 gene encoding uncharacterized protein isoform X1 — translated: MARGDAEDMVEEKVEKLKKKKKKEREEEREKDLKGGQQVKMRNSSKKEGIERMLKCASRDAEEAATGNDLIGKVRGDKERRKEAAVSLQEEECEGGGGGVKMRAGVPGDGGSESKTAEEAKAEKQKKVKKAKTAGEGLPPSTEHGRGAGVQVTKKRSKKVRAEASNEEEKMDEISNGGAGSPEDKEGADGSGVLISEKMRKNKKTKKVKAMGAAADLGNGHMDTAEGEEEKSAEKALKKERKKKKVPVQESRTGMGAGGEGEDGNKGITGVEEAQEGHGEKKQLKKKNAGVTRPRGGEKEKMGKREVMKGEKKREKGKAQPGEEDVAGSVQEEERMKKNKKERKAQPGEEDVAGSVQEEERMKKNKKKRKAQPGEEDVAVSMLEEEEKRMKNKKKRKAQAGEEDVAVSVQEEERMKKKRKAQAGEEDVAVSVQEEERMKKNKKKRKAQAGEEDVAVIVQEEERMKKKRKAQTGEEDVAVSVQEEERMKKKRKAQAKGGDTAVVIEETMKEPNEKERVHSGSGKGQSGSQEIAPSKGRRKKSEGGQEAKISSEASAVMEDQEGGDLNRKQKKKRRKSDGDKVECEDSMRPEQGEVTLTSQSRKKQREGAPAEEMDVVFLSEKMGNKDEVTIDQERRQALQNEIDKVSCPRGTQMLGQWGTAHFENASQQQKFLRLMGGFKKGNKPIGSEEGRANMALGKQGQQRMQQDLLVEFERAQSRRMDFQNKGAGLGFSPQSDKKFFIDVNASRSVRFDD